The following nucleotide sequence is from Agromyces sp. SYSU T00194.
TCCAAAGGAATCCCACCAGCCCAAACGGGCCGGACAGGGTTCAAAAAAATGGCATTGAACATAGTGCACGCTATTGAGTTCTCAAGGAACGGACGCTCCTCAGGTTCAGCCTCTCGACTTCCCCTCAGGGCAACCTCTCTACTGTATCACCCCTCGGCATCAGGCACAAACCGGCCTGATCCCTCTTCCAGGCGCAGCCTGAAGTGTCGCGGACCTAGAGGACCGCGGCGGTCGAGGTGATCGAATAGACATCCTAGGCGCTTCGAGAACGCCCGACAAGTGCCGGTCTTCGTTGCGCTGGATGGTCCCGCTTGAGGCCGGGAGGCTCTGCCGCTCTCCCGCACCTTTGGGGTGACGAGTAAGAACATTACGTGGCGCTCGGCGCTTCGCCAAAACGAGCGCGCAGGCCGGGCGTGTCGCGCGTGGCGACCTCGCCCGGCCGCGCATCGAAGGCGCTGTTCAGGGCGGGAATCAGGCCCCGACGGTCATCGGATCGGCGTGCTCGCCCGTCGGCGGCAGCGCGTCGAGCTGCGCGACCTCGGTGGGAGCCAGCTCGAACCCGAACACGTCGAGGTTCTGCTCCATGCGCTCGCGCGACGTCGTCTTCGGGAACACGATGTACCCGTGCTGGAGGTGCCAGCGCAGCAGCACCTGCGCCGGGCTCACGCCGTGCTGCTCGGCGATGCCCACGACCGCCGGGTCGCCGAGGAGGTCGGTCTTGCCCTGGCCGAGCGGCCCCCACGCCTCGACCGCGATGCCCTGCGCGGCGCAATACGCCGCCACTTCGCGCTGCTGGTGGTACGGGCTCAGCTCGATCTGGTTGACGGCCGGCGTCACGCCCGTCTCGGCGGCGAGCCGCTCGAGGTGCGGCACCAGGAAGTTCGAGACGCCGATCGAGCGCGCGCGCCCCGATTCCCGGATCGACTCGAACGCCGCCCACGTCTCGACGTACCGGTCCTGCGGCGGCACCGGCCAGTGGATCAGGTAGAGGTCGACGTACTCCAGGCCGAGTCGCTCGAGGCTGGCCTCGAACGCGGGCGCCGCGGTGTCGGCGCCCTGGTCGTCGTTCCAGAGCTTCGTCGTGATGAACAGTTCCTCGCGCGGGATGCCCGACGCGGCGACCGCGCGGCCGACGCCCTCCTCGTTGCCGTAGATGCGGGCGGTGTCGAGGTGCCGGTAGCCCGCCTCGAGCGCATCGGTCACGATGCGCTCGGTCTCGACGGGGTCGACCTTGAAGACGCCGAAGCCGAGCTGCGGGATGTCGCGCCCGTCGTTGAGGCGGACGCGAGGGACGAGTGAATCAGTCATGCGTCCATCCCATCACGCGTGCCGCACGCCGTCACCCGACCGGGGCGGGCTCCGCGCCCGCGTCGGCGCCCGGCGCACGGGTCCGCCCCTGCGCGTAGCGCTGTCGTGCGCGGTCGGCGTGCGACCCCACGGGCACGCGCTCGGTCGCGGCGGCGAGCCCGAACGCCGGCATGCCCACGTACAGCGTCTCGGCGCGCTCGACCTGGAAGGTCTCGTGCCAGATGCCCACGGCGCCGGGCGCCCGACGTGCCCGCCGGTTGAACGCCGCCCAGGCGGGACGGTGCTCCCCCGAGGCATCCGACGCGTACGCGTACAGGTGCTCGTGGCTGCTCCAGTACTGCACCACGTACGGCCCGTTCGCGCCGGCGAGCAGCCGGTACCCGAGGAACCCCGAGTCGGGCGTCGTCGAGAGCTCCCGGAGCATGCGCGGCATCGCCAGGAACGCGGGCAGCCAGAGGTCGGGCCGCCACCAGCGATTGACGCGCATGCCGATGAGGAACACGACGAGCTCGCCGTCGTACCGGTGGGTCATCCGACCCGGGGTGATCGTCGCCACGATGGCCTCCGTCTCCAGCATTGGATAGTTGCGATATCCAATACTAGATATCTGCACTATCCAACGCAAGGGCGAGCGGATGCCTCGAGCCGACCACGGCCCCGCGCGCCGCGTCGTACGATGGAGGGCTGTGCTTCCCACGATCACCTACCCCGCCGAGCTGCCGGTCTCCGGCATGCGCGACGAGATCGCGCGCGCCGTGCGCGACCACCAGGTCGTGATCGTCGCCGGTGCCACCGGATCGGGCAAGACCACGCAGCTGCCGAAGATCTGCCTCGAGCTGGGCCGCGAGTCGATCGCGCACACCCAGCCGCGCCGCATCGCCGCACGCACGATCGCCGAGCGCATCGGCGAGGAGCTCGGGTCCGAGGTCGGCGACCTCGTCGGCTACCAGGTGCGCTTCACCGACCGGGTGAGCGAGTCGACCCGCATCAAGGTCATGACCGACGGGATCCTCCTCAACGAGATCCACCGCGACCGCATGCTCCGCCGCTACGACACGATCATCATCGACGAGGCCCACGAGCGCAGCCTCAACATCGACTTCCTGCTCGGCTACCTGAAGCAGCTGCTGCCGAAGCGCCCGGACCTCAAGGTCATCGTGACCAGCGCCACGATCGACCCCGAGAGCTTCGCGAAGCACTTCGCGGATGCCTCGGGCGAACCGGCGCCCGTCATCGAGGTGTCGGGACGCACCTACCCCGTCGAGATCCGCTACCGCCCGCTCGTCGGCGAGGCCGGCGACGACGAGGAGGACGAGGGTGCCGCGGCCGACGACAAGGACGTGCAGCAGGGCATCCTCGACGCGCTCGACGAGCTCGAGCGCGAGGCGCCCGGCGACGTGCTCGTCTTCCTCTCGGGCGAGAACGAGATCCGCGACGCCGAGGAGGCGGTGCGCGGCCACGCCGCCCGCCGCGGTGGTGCCGGCGCGACCGAGGTCCTCCCCCTCTACGGGCGCCTGTCGGCCGCCGACCAGCACCGCGTGTTCGAGCCGTCGAAGGTCGCCGGGCTTCGCCGCCGGGTGGTGCTCGCGACGAACGTCGCCGAGACGAGCCTCACGGTGCCGGGCATCCGCTACGTCGTCGACGCGGGCACGGCGCGCATCAGTCGCTACTCGACCCGCGCGAAGGTGCAGCGGCTGCCGATCGAGCCGATCTCGCAGGCCTCGGCGAACCAGCGCTCGGGCCGGTCGGGCCGCACGAGCGACGGCATCGCGATCCGGCTCTACGCCGAGGACGACTACGGGAAGCGGCCCGAGTTCACCGACCCCGAGGTGCTGCGCACGAACCTCGCCGCGGTCATCCTCCAGATGGCATCGCTCGGCCTCGGGGCGGTCGAGGACTTCCCGTTCCTCACCCCGCCCGACGTGCGCGGCATCCGCGACGGGCTCGACCTGCTGCGCGAGCTCGGCGCGCTCGAGGACCGCGAGTCACAGGACGGCCCACGACTGACCCGCATCGGCCGCCAGCTCTCTCGCCTGCCGATCGAGCCGCGCTACGCGCGCATGGTCATCGAGTCGAAGGCGCAGGGCGTCTCGCGCGAGGTGCTCGCGATCGTGGCCGGCATGACCATCCAGGACCCGCGCGAGCGACCGCTCGAGAAGCGCGAGCAGGCGAACGCGATGCACGCGCGCTTCGTCGACCCGACGAGCGATTTCCTGACCCTGCTGAACCTCTGGAACCACCTCGAGGAACAGCAGCAGCAGCTCGGTTCGAGCGCGTTCCGGCGCATGTGCCGCACCGAGTTCCTGAACTACCTGCGCGTGCGCGAGTGGCAGGACCTCTACCGCCAGCTCGTGCGCCTCGCGAAGCCGCTCGGCCTGCACGTCGGCGAGCCGCGCATCAACGCCGACGGCATCCACCGGGCGCTCCTGTCGGGACTCCTCTCGCACATCGGGCTGCGCGACGACACCGCGACGGATGCCGCGCGCGGGCGCGGGAAGGGCCGCCCCGAGGCATCCGGCCGCCGACCCAGCCGCGAGTTCGTCGGGGCGCGCAACACGCGGTTCCAGGTGTTCCCGGGCTCGGCGCTCGCGAAGAAGCCGCCGGCCGCGATCATGACCGCCGAGCTCGTCGAGACGAGCCGCCTGTTCGCCCGCACCGTCGCGGCGATCGACCCGGCGTGGGCGGAACCGCTCGCGGGCTCGCTCGTGAAGCGCAGCTACGGCGAGCCGCGCTGGGACCCGAAGCAGGGCTCGGCGATCGCCGACGAGAAGGTGCTGCTGTTCGGCGTGCCGATCGTGCCGAAGCGACGCATGCAGCTGGCGAGGGCGGATGCCCCGCTCGCGCGGGAACTCTTCATCCGGCACGCGCTCGTCGACGAGGAGTGGGACACGTCCCGCCTCGACCGCCGCGTGTTCGGGTGGGTGCGCGCGAACCGGGCGCTGCGCGCCGAGCTCGGCGACCTCGAGGCGCGCACGCGTCGCCGCGACATCCTCGCCGGCGACGAGGCGGTCGTCGCGTTCTACGAGGCGCGCGTGCCGGCCGATGTGTCGACCACCCGCGGCTTCGAGAAGTGGTGGCGCACCGAGCAGCGCACCCGGCCCGAGCTGTTCACGATGCGGCGCTCCGACCTCGTCGGCGACGAGGCCGACGGGCGCGGCGACGGGTTCCCCGACCAGTGGCGGCAGGGCGACCAGACCATCCGCCTCGCCTACCGGTTCGACCCCGGCGCCGCAGACGACGGCGTGACCGCGACCGTGCCGCTCGTGCTGCTGCCGCGGCTCTCGCCGGTCGGGTTCGACTGGCAGGTGCCGGGGCTCCGCGACGAGCTCGTGCAGGCGATGCTGCGCACGCTGCCGAAGTCGATCCGCCGGTCGGTCGTGCCGGCCGCCGAGTGGGCGGCGCGCATCGGCGAGGAACTGCCCGCGGGCCCCGAGGACGGCGCGGAGCGCGAACCGCTCGCCGAGGTGGTCGCCGCGACCATCAAGCGACTCACGTTCACGCCCGTCACGGCCGACGACTTCGACCTCGAGCGCGTGCCCGCGCACCTGCGCATGACGTTCCGCGTGGTCGACGAGCGCGGCCGCCCGGCCGGCTCGGGCACCGACCTGGCCGAACTGCAGCGCCGGCTCGCCGACCGCACGCGCGCCGCCGTCGCGAACGCCGTCTCCGCCCCCGCACGACCGGGACGCTCGCGCGGGACGGGCAGCACCCCGGAAGACCGGGCGACGGATGCTCCGAGCCGGGCGAGCGCCGGGCCGTCGATCGCCGAGCGCTCGGGCATCACGGCCTGGGACTGGGACGAGCTGCCCCGGCACGTCGACACCCGGCAGGCCGGCAACGTGATCCGCGCCTACCCGGCGATCGTCGACGAGGGCGACCGGGTGGCGCTGCGGCTGGTCGCGACGGCGGCCGAACGCGACCGGGCGTCGCGGCGCGGCATCCGTCGCCTGCTCGTGCTGGCCACGCCCTCGCCCGTGTCCTACGTGCAGGAGCACCTGTCGAACCAGGAGAAGCTGCTGCTCGCGGCGAGTCCGTACGGCGGCACGCGCGCCCTGCTCGACGACTGCCTCGCGGCGTGCGTCGACGCCGTGCTGCGCGAGCGCCACCCCGACGGGCTGCTGTTCACGCGGGCCGAGTTCGAGGCGGCGCGCGACGCCGTGTCGGCGAGCGTCATGCAGCGCCTCGACGAGACCGTGGCGCTCGTCACCCGCGTGCTGCAGCGCTGGCGCGAGGCCGACAAGGCGATCCGCGGCGCGACCAGCCTGCCGCTCATGCATGCGCTGGGCGACGCCCGGGCGCAGCTCGACGGGCTCGTGCGGCCGGGGTTCGTGCTGGCGACAGGGCTCGAGCGCCTGGTGCACCTCCCCCGCTACGTCGAGGGCATCGTGGTGCGGGTGCGCAAGCTCCAGGAGGCACCGGGACGCGACCGGCAGTGGATGAACGAGCTCGAGAAGGCGACCGCCGCCTACGAGTCCGCAGGCGGGACCATCCCGCTCGCCGACGACTCCCCTGCCGAACTCGTGCGCGCCCGCTGGCTGCTCGAGGAGCTGCGGGTCAGCCTCTTCGCCCAGGAGCTGCGCACGGCCGAGCCGGTCTCGGTGCAGCGCATCGCCAAGGCGCTCGCCGGCTGATGGGCGAGGATGGAGGGATGACCACTCGATCCTCCGTCGCCATCGTCCACGGCACCGTGGTGCCCGTCGCCTCCGCGCCCCTCCAGGACGCCACCGTGCTCGTCGTCGACGGCCGCATCGCCGCGGTCGGCACCGACGTCGAGGTGCCGGACGGCGTGCCCGTCGTCGACGCGGGGGGCCGCTGGGTGCTGCCGGGCTTCATCGAGGCGCACGCCCACATGGGCGTCTCCGAGGAGGCGCAGGGCTGGGCCGGCGAGGACACCAATGAGATGACCGACCCGAACGGGGCGGCGCTGCGCGCGATCGACGCGATCAACCCCGAGGACGAGGGGTTCCGCGACGCGCTCCTCGGCGGCGTCACGAGCGCGGTCGTGAAGCCCGGCTCGGGCAACCCGATCGGCGGGCAGACCGTCGCGATCAAGACCTGGGGCGGCCGCACGGTCGACGAGCAGGTGATCCGCGAGGCGGTGTCGGTGAAGTCGGCCCTCGGCGAGAACCCCAAGCGCGTGTACGGCGACAAGAAGCAGCTGCCGTCGACCCGGCTCGGCGTGGCGAACGTGATCCGCAGCGCGTTCGTCGACGCGCAGAACTACGTCGCCCGCCGCGACGCCGCCGCCGCGAAGGGCGAGCCGTTCGACCGCGACCTCGCGAAGGAGACCCTGGCGCGCGTGCTCGCGGGCGAGCTCGCCTGGGACCAGCACGTGCACCGCGCCGACGACATCGCCACCGCGCTGCGCCTGGCCGACGAGTTCGGCTACCGGCTCGTGATCAACCACGGCACCGACGGCGCAGCCGTCGCCGACGTGCTCGCCGAGCGCGACGTGCCGGTGATCTTCGGGCCGATGCTCACCTCGCGCTCCAAGGTCGAGCTGCGCGACCGCGACATCGCGAACCTCGGGGCGCTCGCCCGGGCCGGCGTGCGCGTCGCGATCACCACCGACCACCCCGTCGTGCCGATCAACTTCCTCGTGCACCAGGCGTCGTTCGCGGTGAAGGAGGGCCTCGACCGCGAGACCGCCCTGCAGGCGCTCACCGTGCACCCGGCCGCGTTCCTCGGCCTCGACGACCGCATCGGCGCGCTCGCGCCGGGGCTCGACGGCGACGTCGTGATCTGGTCGGGCGACCCGCTCGACGTCACCTCGCGGGCCGAGCACGTCTACATCACGGGCACCGAGGTGTACCGCTGGGACGCCGCGGCGAACCACGGCCGCGGCGCCGGCCGCGTGACCGAGCGCCGGGAGCGCTTCGCCGGCTGAGGCATCCGTTCGGGTGCCCGGGGGACGGAGCGGATGCCGTCGCGGCGCGGCCGCATCGGGGTGCCGCTCGTCAGATCCGTCACGGCCGCAGCGCCGTCACGGCCGATGTGATTCGCACGCACTCCGCGGAAACGTAGAGTTCTCCTGTGAACCGCTACGCCGACCTGCTCCGCACTCCCGGAGTCGCTCGGATCATCGCGGCGCAGCTCACGGCCCGATTCCCGTCGGGCATGCTCTCGCTCGCGTTCCTGCTGCACGTCGAGCGCGAGACCGGCTCCTACGGGGCCGCAGGTCTCGTGCTGGCCGCCACGTCGATCGGCCAGGCCGTCGCCGGACCGCTGACGAGCCGCTTCATGGGGCGCTGGGGCATGCGACCGGTGCTCGTCACGACGCTCGTCATCTGCGCCGCATCCGTCGTCGCCATCGGCCTGCTCCCGCTCACGGTGCCGCTGTACATGGCCATCGGCCTCGTCTGCGGCCTCGCGACGCCACCCGTGCAGCCCGCCGTGCGCACGATCTACCCGAAGATGGTGAACTCGCGGCAGCTGACGCCCCTGTTCTCCCTGGACGCATCGGCGCAGGAGATCATCTGGGTCGTCGGCCCGGTGATCACCACGTTCATCTCGACCCAGGTCGGCACGACCTGGGGCATCCTCGCCGCGGCGGCGCTGATGATCGGCGGCGGCATCTGGTTCATCTCCTCCCCGGAACTCGGGCGGGTGCGCATCCCTCGCTCGAAGCGCCGGTTCGGCGTGGTGCTCGCACGGCCCGCAGTGCTGCTCGGCACGGTCGTCGGGTTCCTCCTGATCGGCGCGTGCGCCGCGGTGGAGGCGGGCGTCGTCGCCGTCTTCGGCCACGACGGCGCCGAAGCCGGCATCGTGCTGGCGATCTTCGCGATCGGCAGCCTCGCCGGCGGGCTGTTGTTCGGGCACATCCCGATCGGCCCGTGGGCGCTCGCCCGCCGCATGCTCATCGTGTTCGTCGGTGTCGCGGTGGCTGCGGCCGCGATGGAGTTCTGGTGGCTGTCGGTCACCCTGTTCGTCGCGGGCATCGGCATCGCCCCCGCACTGGCGGTGATCTTCGCGATCGTGTCGGCGAGCGTGAAGTTCTCCGACACCGCGGAGGCCTACGGCTGGGTCGGCACCGGCCAGCTCATCGGCGCGGCGCTCGGGTCGGCGCTCGCGGGCTTCCTGATCGACGGCTACGGCCCGGTCGGCGCGTTCGCGGCCGCCGCGGTGCTGGCGCTCGTCGGCTTCCTCGTGCCCACGATCGCGCGACGCTGGCACCCCGACCTGCGCGGCCGCGACGCGAGCCCGATCCCCGACACCGAGCCCGTGCAGATCACCCCGCACTGACCCCCTCGTACCGCGCTCGCGGCCCTCGCGAGACGCGCGTCGGGTCCAGAACGTTGTGCCGCCCCGGGAACCCGCCGGAAGTGCAATGCGATCGTGACCGGACTCCCAGACCGCTCGCAGTCACGGGACTCGCGCGCGCCGCTACCGTGTGTGCCATGAGACGCGTCGTGGCCGCCGCAGCCGGCATCCTGTTCACCGCCCTGGCCCTCACCGGGTGCTCCTTCGCCCAG
It contains:
- a CDS encoding MFS transporter, with product MNRYADLLRTPGVARIIAAQLTARFPSGMLSLAFLLHVERETGSYGAAGLVLAATSIGQAVAGPLTSRFMGRWGMRPVLVTTLVICAASVVAIGLLPLTVPLYMAIGLVCGLATPPVQPAVRTIYPKMVNSRQLTPLFSLDASAQEIIWVVGPVITTFISTQVGTTWGILAAAALMIGGGIWFISSPELGRVRIPRSKRRFGVVLARPAVLLGTVVGFLLIGACAAVEAGVVAVFGHDGAEAGIVLAIFAIGSLAGGLLFGHIPIGPWALARRMLIVFVGVAVAAAAMEFWWLSVTLFVAGIGIAPALAVIFAIVSASVKFSDTAEAYGWVGTGQLIGAALGSALAGFLIDGYGPVGAFAAAAVLALVGFLVPTIARRWHPDLRGRDASPIPDTEPVQITPH
- a CDS encoding aldo/keto reductase — protein: MTDSLVPRVRLNDGRDIPQLGFGVFKVDPVETERIVTDALEAGYRHLDTARIYGNEEGVGRAVAASGIPREELFITTKLWNDDQGADTAAPAFEASLERLGLEYVDLYLIHWPVPPQDRYVETWAAFESIRESGRARSIGVSNFLVPHLERLAAETGVTPAVNQIELSPYHQQREVAAYCAAQGIAVEAWGPLGQGKTDLLGDPAVVGIAEQHGVSPAQVLLRWHLQHGYIVFPKTTSRERMEQNLDVFGFELAPTEVAQLDALPPTGEHADPMTVGA
- a CDS encoding amidohydrolase, encoding MTTRSSVAIVHGTVVPVASAPLQDATVLVVDGRIAAVGTDVEVPDGVPVVDAGGRWVLPGFIEAHAHMGVSEEAQGWAGEDTNEMTDPNGAALRAIDAINPEDEGFRDALLGGVTSAVVKPGSGNPIGGQTVAIKTWGGRTVDEQVIREAVSVKSALGENPKRVYGDKKQLPSTRLGVANVIRSAFVDAQNYVARRDAAAAKGEPFDRDLAKETLARVLAGELAWDQHVHRADDIATALRLADEFGYRLVINHGTDGAAVADVLAERDVPVIFGPMLTSRSKVELRDRDIANLGALARAGVRVAITTDHPVVPINFLVHQASFAVKEGLDRETALQALTVHPAAFLGLDDRIGALAPGLDGDVVIWSGDPLDVTSRAEHVYITGTEVYRWDAAANHGRGAGRVTERRERFAG
- the hrpA gene encoding ATP-dependent RNA helicase HrpA — translated: MPRADHGPARRVVRWRAVLPTITYPAELPVSGMRDEIARAVRDHQVVIVAGATGSGKTTQLPKICLELGRESIAHTQPRRIAARTIAERIGEELGSEVGDLVGYQVRFTDRVSESTRIKVMTDGILLNEIHRDRMLRRYDTIIIDEAHERSLNIDFLLGYLKQLLPKRPDLKVIVTSATIDPESFAKHFADASGEPAPVIEVSGRTYPVEIRYRPLVGEAGDDEEDEGAAADDKDVQQGILDALDELEREAPGDVLVFLSGENEIRDAEEAVRGHAARRGGAGATEVLPLYGRLSAADQHRVFEPSKVAGLRRRVVLATNVAETSLTVPGIRYVVDAGTARISRYSTRAKVQRLPIEPISQASANQRSGRSGRTSDGIAIRLYAEDDYGKRPEFTDPEVLRTNLAAVILQMASLGLGAVEDFPFLTPPDVRGIRDGLDLLRELGALEDRESQDGPRLTRIGRQLSRLPIEPRYARMVIESKAQGVSREVLAIVAGMTIQDPRERPLEKREQANAMHARFVDPTSDFLTLLNLWNHLEEQQQQLGSSAFRRMCRTEFLNYLRVREWQDLYRQLVRLAKPLGLHVGEPRINADGIHRALLSGLLSHIGLRDDTATDAARGRGKGRPEASGRRPSREFVGARNTRFQVFPGSALAKKPPAAIMTAELVETSRLFARTVAAIDPAWAEPLAGSLVKRSYGEPRWDPKQGSAIADEKVLLFGVPIVPKRRMQLARADAPLARELFIRHALVDEEWDTSRLDRRVFGWVRANRALRAELGDLEARTRRRDILAGDEAVVAFYEARVPADVSTTRGFEKWWRTEQRTRPELFTMRRSDLVGDEADGRGDGFPDQWRQGDQTIRLAYRFDPGAADDGVTATVPLVLLPRLSPVGFDWQVPGLRDELVQAMLRTLPKSIRRSVVPAAEWAARIGEELPAGPEDGAEREPLAEVVAATIKRLTFTPVTADDFDLERVPAHLRMTFRVVDERGRPAGSGTDLAELQRRLADRTRAAVANAVSAPARPGRSRGTGSTPEDRATDAPSRASAGPSIAERSGITAWDWDELPRHVDTRQAGNVIRAYPAIVDEGDRVALRLVATAAERDRASRRGIRRLLVLATPSPVSYVQEHLSNQEKLLLAASPYGGTRALLDDCLAACVDAVLRERHPDGLLFTRAEFEAARDAVSASVMQRLDETVALVTRVLQRWREADKAIRGATSLPLMHALGDARAQLDGLVRPGFVLATGLERLVHLPRYVEGIVVRVRKLQEAPGRDRQWMNELEKATAAYESAGGTIPLADDSPAELVRARWLLEELRVSLFAQELRTAEPVSVQRIAKALAG
- a CDS encoding DUF4188 domain-containing protein codes for the protein MLETEAIVATITPGRMTHRYDGELVVFLIGMRVNRWWRPDLWLPAFLAMPRMLRELSTTPDSGFLGYRLLAGANGPYVVQYWSSHEHLYAYASDASGEHRPAWAAFNRRARRAPGAVGIWHETFQVERAETLYVGMPAFGLAAATERVPVGSHADRARQRYAQGRTRAPGADAGAEPAPVG